From the Marinomonas sp. THO17 genome, one window contains:
- a CDS encoding magnesium transporter, whose product MHSQVTLLIEHLIQDEHSPESINKLMAEYSPDDVALALESIPLEQRRQAWANIKQANRLDILVEMRGESRQLLLKELDDSEIETLFADVDAEGLLEITDSLPDRFVDLALSQMDNKQREYYQQGIVYQDDLVGRWIDHELLIASQSIRVGEALRLLKKTVPDYTDMIYLVNRTGRWVGCVKFNKLFKAQDHEPVSNLMDEECTVIQAETERIKASEMLEKSGFSALPVVDQNLVLLGRFHVGLALETLRLENEAQQMSTAGLNEETDLFAPVKQSAARRGIWLGINLLTAFLASAFIGLFEATLQQVVALAVLMPVVASMGGIAGSQTLTLIVRGLALGQITRSNLKSLLGKELKVGWLNGIVWAIIIGIISYWWFSNPMLGAVIAMAIIINILMAALSGVLIPVLLDKLRIDPALSGSVILTTVTDVAGFVAFLGLGTLLLL is encoded by the coding sequence ATGCATAGCCAAGTCACCCTATTGATTGAACATCTTATTCAAGATGAACATTCACCAGAGTCTATCAATAAGTTAATGGCGGAATACAGCCCTGACGATGTCGCTCTGGCATTGGAATCCATCCCTCTTGAACAACGCCGCCAAGCATGGGCCAACATTAAACAAGCAAATCGCTTAGACATCCTTGTTGAAATGCGTGGCGAATCTCGTCAACTATTGCTCAAAGAACTTGACGACAGCGAAATCGAAACCCTATTCGCAGACGTTGATGCCGAAGGCCTGTTGGAAATTACCGACTCCTTACCGGATCGTTTTGTCGATCTGGCCCTTAGCCAGATGGACAATAAGCAACGTGAATACTATCAACAAGGTATTGTTTACCAAGATGACCTTGTGGGTCGTTGGATTGATCACGAATTACTCATCGCTTCGCAATCCATTCGTGTTGGCGAAGCCCTAAGACTGCTAAAGAAAACCGTACCGGATTACACCGACATGATTTACTTAGTCAACCGTACAGGTCGTTGGGTAGGTTGTGTAAAATTCAATAAACTTTTCAAAGCACAAGATCACGAGCCCGTGTCCAATCTTATGGATGAAGAATGCACCGTCATTCAAGCTGAAACAGAACGTATAAAAGCCTCAGAAATGTTAGAAAAATCAGGTTTTTCAGCATTACCAGTAGTAGACCAAAACTTAGTATTGCTAGGGCGTTTTCACGTTGGACTAGCACTGGAAACCTTACGTTTAGAAAACGAAGCTCAACAAATGTCGACGGCGGGGTTAAACGAAGAAACGGACCTCTTCGCCCCCGTTAAACAAAGTGCTGCGAGACGTGGCATATGGTTAGGCATTAACCTCTTAACGGCTTTCTTAGCGTCAGCCTTTATCGGCCTATTTGAAGCTACCTTGCAACAAGTGGTTGCCCTTGCAGTGTTGATGCCTGTAGTGGCTTCTATGGGAGGGATTGCGGGCAGTCAGACACTTACTTTGATAGTACGTGGTTTAGCCCTTGGTCAAATTACACGAAGCAATCTCAAATCCTTACTCGGTAAAGAGCTAAAAGTAGGTTGGCTAAATGGTATTGTCTGGGCCATCATCATAGGTATTATTTCTTACTGGTGGTTTAGTAACCCTATGTTAGGCGCTGTGATCGCCATGGCCATTATCATTAATATCTTGATGGCTGCCTTATCAGGCGTTTTGATTCCTGTCTTACTGGATAAACTGCGCATTGATCCAGCCCTATCGGGCTCAGTCATTCTCACCACAGTCACTGACGTGGCTGGTTTCGTTGCTTTTTTAGGATTAGGCACCCTCTTGTTACTTTGA
- a CDS encoding aminodeoxychorismate/anthranilate synthase component II, protein MLLVIDNYDSFTYNLVQYFGELGVEVLVHRNDQITVAEIAALAPSHLVISPGPCTPNEAGISMAIIQAFAGKIPILGICLGHQSIAQVFGGEVIRAKNVMHGKTSRIYHKDHGVFTDLVNPLSATRYHSLVVAQDTLPECFEVTAWTQNEQFELDEIMGIRHKEMELEGVQFHPESILTEAGHALLANFLKR, encoded by the coding sequence ATGTTGCTAGTTATAGATAATTACGATTCCTTCACCTACAACTTGGTACAGTATTTTGGTGAGTTAGGTGTTGAAGTATTAGTACATCGTAATGACCAGATTACGGTAGCGGAAATAGCAGCTTTAGCACCTTCACATTTGGTCATTTCTCCAGGACCTTGTACACCGAATGAAGCGGGTATTTCTATGGCGATCATTCAAGCATTTGCGGGTAAAATTCCCATTTTGGGTATTTGCTTAGGTCATCAAAGTATTGCGCAGGTCTTTGGCGGCGAAGTGATTCGTGCTAAAAATGTTATGCATGGTAAAACATCAAGGATATACCATAAAGACCATGGGGTTTTTACAGATTTAGTAAATCCTCTATCAGCCACCCGTTACCATTCTTTAGTCGTGGCGCAAGACACTTTGCCAGAATGTTTTGAAGTAACAGCCTGGACGCAAAATGAGCAATTCGAACTTGATGAAATCATGGGCATTCGTCATAAAGAGATGGAGCTTGAAGGAGTGCAGTTTCATCCAGAATCTATACTAACCGAGGCGGGACACGCTTTATTAGCTAATTTTTTAAAACGATAG
- the trpD gene encoding anthranilate phosphoribosyltransferase: MEIQKAIAAVVEHQDLSAENMQAVMTQIMTGLATPAQIGGFLIALRMKGETVDEIAAAAKVMRDLSNKVSLPIDGVVDTCGTGGDGGNLFNVSTASAFVVAAAGGKVAKHGGRSVSSKSGSADVLEHAGIYLGLNAEQVCRCVEEIGLGFMFAPNHHAAMKHAVGPRKEMATRTIFNLLGPLTNPANAKRQVMGVFHQKWVRPIAEVLKALGSEHVMVVHSVDGLDEISIAAPTYVAELKDGEITEYQIQPTDFGISLQSIEDIHAYDAEQSLALIKTALDGKGKVNPARDIVALNAGAAIYVSGVASTLAEGVSIAEDVIGGGTAKVKMSELASFTRCFMDTNS; the protein is encoded by the coding sequence GTGGAGATTCAAAAAGCAATTGCTGCCGTTGTAGAACATCAAGATCTGAGTGCAGAAAACATGCAAGCCGTAATGACTCAAATCATGACAGGTCTAGCGACACCAGCACAGATAGGCGGCTTTTTGATAGCGCTACGCATGAAAGGTGAAACGGTAGATGAAATTGCCGCCGCCGCCAAGGTGATGCGTGATTTGTCTAATAAAGTCAGTTTACCGATAGATGGTGTTGTGGACACTTGTGGTACAGGTGGAGACGGAGGTAACTTGTTTAATGTTTCGACCGCATCCGCTTTTGTGGTCGCTGCCGCTGGCGGTAAAGTTGCCAAGCACGGGGGGCGTTCAGTATCTTCCAAGTCTGGCAGTGCGGATGTATTAGAACATGCTGGTATTTATCTTGGATTAAATGCGGAACAAGTTTGCCGCTGTGTCGAAGAGATTGGCTTGGGCTTCATGTTTGCCCCTAATCATCATGCCGCTATGAAACATGCTGTCGGGCCACGAAAGGAAATGGCGACCCGAACCATTTTTAATTTGTTAGGTCCGCTAACGAATCCAGCCAACGCGAAACGGCAAGTGATGGGTGTTTTTCATCAGAAGTGGGTGCGTCCGATAGCTGAAGTGCTAAAAGCATTAGGCAGTGAACATGTGATGGTAGTGCATTCGGTTGATGGTTTGGATGAAATCAGTATTGCTGCACCGACTTATGTGGCGGAATTGAAAGATGGTGAGATTACTGAATATCAGATTCAACCAACAGACTTTGGTATCTCGTTGCAGTCAATTGAAGATATACATGCCTACGATGCTGAGCAGAGTCTGGCCCTGATAAAAACCGCTTTAGATGGCAAGGGTAAAGTGAATCCTGCTCGCGATATTGTGGCCTTAAATGCAGGTGCAGCTATTTACGTTTCAGGTGTTGCATCCACTCTAGCTGAAGGAGTAAGTATTGCCGAAGATGTTATTGGCGGGGGCACAGCGAAAGTTAAAATGTCTGAATTAGCCAGTTTTACACGTTGTTTTATGGACACTAACTCATAA
- the trpC gene encoding indole-3-glycerol phosphate synthase TrpC, whose amino-acid sequence MQVETPTILKKIVARKFEEIAERKAHTPYHNLEVAASVANVHNAPRGFAQALKHQIAMGKAGVIAEIKQASPSKGILREPFYPGEIAKSYEQAGAACLSVLTDQDFFKGHEDYLVEARSACKLPVIRKDFIVDEYQVIEARSIGADCILLIAACLSGEKLQALDTMARDLGMDVLVEVHNQPELDLALEYTQTELLGINNRDLHTFELSLDHTFELMNKIPKDRLIVTESGIHTHEDVAVMRNHGIHAFLVGEAFMRADDPGEKLAELFEY is encoded by the coding sequence ATGCAGGTTGAAACACCGACTATCTTAAAAAAGATTGTGGCACGTAAGTTTGAAGAAATTGCTGAGCGAAAAGCGCATACGCCATATCATAATTTGGAAGTAGCGGCGTCTGTTGCCAATGTACATAATGCTCCGCGAGGCTTTGCACAAGCCTTAAAACATCAGATTGCCATGGGTAAAGCCGGTGTGATTGCGGAAATAAAGCAGGCTTCACCAAGTAAAGGAATCTTGCGTGAGCCTTTTTATCCAGGTGAAATCGCCAAATCTTATGAACAAGCAGGTGCTGCTTGCCTGTCGGTTTTAACCGATCAAGACTTTTTTAAAGGTCATGAAGATTATCTAGTGGAAGCAAGATCAGCCTGTAAGCTTCCTGTGATTCGTAAAGACTTTATTGTTGATGAATACCAGGTGATTGAAGCGAGATCCATTGGCGCCGACTGTATTTTGTTAATTGCGGCCTGTTTGTCTGGTGAAAAACTACAGGCACTGGATACTATGGCGCGAGACCTTGGTATGGATGTGCTGGTGGAAGTGCACAATCAGCCGGAATTGGATTTGGCGCTTGAGTACACGCAAACGGAATTATTGGGTATTAATAATCGCGATCTACATACCTTTGAATTGAGTCTGGATCATACTTTTGAATTAATGAATAAGATACCAAAAGACAGATTGATCGTGACGGAAAGTGGTATTCACACCCATGAAGATGTGGCAGTAATGCGTAATCACGGAATCCATGCGTTTCTTGTTGGCGAGGCTTTCATGCGCGCCGATGATCCTGGTGAGAAGTTAGCCGAGTTGTTTGAATATTAA
- a CDS encoding OsmC family protein — protein MKTNVSWQEDVHFTAETGSGFKVEIDGNQVAGPRPMELILAGLGGCTSYDVVGILKKSRQDVVSCVAKIDADRADTVPAVFTEIRVHFVVTGRNLKETVVARAVKLSAEEYCSASLMLERGGVKIEHSYEIVEVE, from the coding sequence ATGAAAACAAATGTGAGTTGGCAAGAAGATGTTCATTTTACCGCTGAGACGGGATCTGGTTTTAAGGTTGAAATAGACGGAAATCAGGTTGCAGGTCCTCGTCCAATGGAATTGATTTTGGCAGGATTAGGTGGTTGCACTTCTTACGATGTGGTTGGTATTTTGAAGAAGTCTCGGCAAGATGTTGTGTCTTGCGTGGCGAAAATTGATGCTGATAGAGCGGATACAGTACCTGCTGTATTCACTGAGATCAGAGTGCATTTCGTGGTGACTGGACGTAACTTGAAAGAGACTGTGGTCGCCAGAGCGGTCAAACTCTCGGCTGAAGAGTATTGCTCTGCATCTCTCATGTTAGAGCGTGGCGGTGTTAAGATCGAGCACAGTTATGAGATAGTGGAAGTCGAGTAA
- a CDS encoding flagellar protein FlgN: protein MIPISPIFTKSKEILIELSVLLDEERQALGKQDNHLILSLAEKKQALLDEMNTLNDKRINLLIKFDVLDRKDPTEQDFKDWLKDQDSSLDEVRLLMKECEELLKVCKTKNNTNAQILSTLQKRNKQLFELMQGHNNKNKVYTSRGSTRPISSKQTLGRA, encoded by the coding sequence ATGATCCCTATCTCCCCCATCTTCACCAAAAGCAAAGAAATACTGATAGAACTGTCCGTTCTTCTCGACGAAGAACGACAAGCACTAGGCAAGCAAGACAACCATCTGATCCTTTCTCTGGCTGAAAAAAAGCAAGCTCTTCTTGACGAAATGAACACCTTAAATGATAAGCGGATTAATCTTCTTATCAAATTTGATGTCCTTGATCGTAAAGATCCCACCGAGCAGGATTTTAAAGATTGGCTAAAAGACCAAGATAGTTCATTGGACGAAGTTAGACTTTTAATGAAAGAGTGTGAAGAACTTCTAAAGGTGTGTAAAACCAAGAACAACACCAATGCGCAAATTCTCAGCACTTTGCAGAAACGAAACAAACAATTATTTGAGCTAATGCAAGGTCACAACAATAAAAACAAGGTCTACACCTCTCGTGGATCCACTCGCCCTATCAGCAGTAAGCAAACCTTAGGAAGAGCTTAA
- the flgM gene encoding flagellar biosynthesis anti-sigma factor FlgM, protein MAINLTGLSNQGTINKSERAHKDDAAASATENRGSTPSGTMAEDTVRLSGTAQTLQNQQAKLNSLPEVDMEKVEQIKSALAAGEYKIDTQRLANNMASMDSLF, encoded by the coding sequence ATGGCAATCAATTTAACAGGTCTATCAAATCAGGGCACGATCAACAAAAGCGAGCGCGCGCACAAAGATGACGCGGCAGCTAGTGCAACTGAAAATAGAGGCAGTACACCAAGTGGTACCATGGCTGAGGATACCGTTCGTCTTAGCGGCACAGCACAAACACTACAAAATCAACAGGCTAAATTGAACAGTTTGCCTGAGGTCGATATGGAAAAAGTAGAGCAAATCAAAAGTGCGCTAGCGGCTGGTGAATACAAGATTGACACCCAACGTCTCGCAAACAACATGGCTTCAATGGATTCGCTATTCTAA
- the flgA gene encoding flagellar basal body P-ring formation chaperone FlgA, with translation MRIKRLFLALLCLQINFLQAQSLEEIVNRFINQVEVPRLSAIYPQASIEIKLNNLASLNYLPDCSDGNISIQNQRPEARQRTNYEISCDNPIWKSYLPAVQSIRIPAIRAITPINRGQSITQENTDIGEVDIADLRGHIYTQDNPPFGLIASRNIRINTFITDNLTRLPTLIKKGDAITITANSGSIMVRMNGVALENGVKGQQIRVKNASSGRIIYAKVVTDSEVLVNY, from the coding sequence ATGCGAATCAAAAGGCTATTTTTGGCCTTGCTTTGTCTCCAAATCAATTTTCTTCAGGCACAATCACTTGAAGAAATCGTTAACCGCTTCATCAACCAAGTTGAAGTACCGCGCTTGTCTGCTATATACCCTCAAGCATCCATCGAAATAAAGCTTAATAATTTGGCTTCACTCAACTACTTACCCGATTGCAGCGACGGTAACATCAGCATTCAAAACCAGCGTCCAGAAGCCCGACAGCGTACCAACTACGAAATCAGCTGTGACAACCCAATCTGGAAGTCCTACTTGCCTGCCGTACAATCCATTCGAATTCCTGCCATTCGCGCCATCACCCCAATTAATCGAGGACAGAGCATCACACAGGAAAACACAGATATTGGCGAAGTAGACATAGCTGACCTAAGAGGTCATATTTATACTCAAGACAATCCACCATTTGGTTTGATCGCTTCGCGCAATATACGCATTAATACCTTTATCACAGACAACTTAACGCGTTTACCAACACTCATAAAAAAAGGTGACGCCATTACTATCACGGCCAATAGTGGTAGCATTATGGTGCGAATGAACGGCGTAGCTTTAGAGAATGGCGTAAAGGGACAACAAATTCGTGTCAAAAACGCTAGTTCAGGACGAATTATATACGCTAAAGTTGTAACTGACAGTGAGGTTCTTGTAAACTATTGA
- a CDS encoding chemotaxis protein CheV gives MAGVLDTVNQRTQLVGENRLELLLFRLNGKQIYGINVFKVKEVLQCPKLTTMPHSSPVVRGVAHIRGGTIPILDLGLATGASPIENISQCFVIITEYNRRIQGFLVRGVERIVNMNWSDIQPPPKGLSNDNYLTAVCQVEKEMVEIIDVEQILSEVAPMRQDISDGIVNSDVQENAKQHHILIVDDSSVARKQIKRCMEQVGFATTVLCDGREALEYLQNLAAEGTDVTEEFSMVISDIEMPEMDGYTLTTAIRNDSRMQDLFILLHTSLSGVFNEAMVKKVGADGFLAKFQPDELARLAIETVEVQSE, from the coding sequence ATGGCTGGGGTTCTAGATACAGTTAATCAACGTACACAGCTGGTCGGGGAAAATAGACTTGAATTGTTGTTGTTTCGCTTAAATGGTAAGCAAATCTACGGTATCAACGTTTTTAAAGTGAAGGAAGTATTGCAGTGCCCTAAGCTCACAACTATGCCCCATAGTTCTCCTGTGGTTCGCGGTGTGGCACATATTCGTGGTGGGACCATTCCAATTTTAGATCTAGGCTTGGCAACAGGAGCAAGTCCAATTGAGAACATCAGCCAGTGTTTTGTTATTATTACGGAGTATAACCGTCGTATTCAAGGTTTCTTGGTTCGAGGTGTGGAACGAATAGTAAACATGAACTGGAGTGATATTCAGCCACCACCAAAAGGTCTTTCAAATGATAATTATCTGACGGCAGTTTGTCAGGTAGAGAAAGAAATGGTCGAGATCATTGATGTGGAGCAAATTCTCTCTGAGGTGGCGCCAATGCGTCAGGATATATCAGACGGGATTGTAAACTCAGATGTTCAAGAGAATGCCAAACAACATCATATTTTGATCGTCGATGATTCATCTGTTGCTCGTAAACAGATTAAGCGTTGTATGGAACAAGTGGGCTTTGCTACCACAGTCTTGTGTGATGGACGTGAGGCACTCGAGTATCTGCAAAATTTGGCAGCAGAAGGTACCGATGTAACAGAAGAGTTTTCTATGGTAATTTCTGATATCGAAATGCCGGAGATGGATGGCTATACATTAACCACAGCAATTCGTAACGATAGCCGCATGCAGGACTTATTTATTCTTCTACACACTTCCTTAAGTGGCGTATTTAATGAAGCTATGGTCAAGAAAGTAGGTGCCGATGGCTTCTTGGCGAAATTCCAGCCAGATGAATTGGCACGTCTAGCGATCGAGACGGTAGAAGTGCAATCTGAGTAA
- a CDS encoding protein-glutamate O-methyltransferase CheR: MLSTTNAISPAGYNRFRDYLQKVCGISLSDNKQYLVASRLGKILERENFSKIEMLVDALDKPFNSKLKEEVINAMTTNETLWFRDTHPFTILREKVLPEMTGAPLRIWSAASSTGQEPYSISMVIEEFKNARPGLLKPGERIVATDICTNILQHAKQGEYDSLAIARGLGPDLQKRYFDKINEATWKIKPNLSSRVEFKYLNLIDSFTGLGKFDVIFCRNVLIYFTVERKQDILKRMHASLKPGGYLFLGGSEALSGLSDYFEIVQCHPGIVYKAKAN, encoded by the coding sequence ATGCTCAGCACGACTAATGCAATCAGCCCTGCTGGTTACAATCGCTTCCGAGATTATTTGCAAAAAGTGTGTGGAATCTCGTTAAGCGACAATAAGCAATATCTTGTGGCAAGCCGTCTTGGCAAAATTTTAGAAAGAGAGAACTTTTCCAAAATTGAGATGTTGGTGGATGCTCTTGATAAGCCATTTAATTCCAAGTTAAAGGAAGAAGTCATTAATGCGATGACCACAAATGAAACTTTGTGGTTCCGTGATACGCATCCCTTCACTATTTTGCGTGAGAAAGTGTTGCCTGAAATGACTGGTGCGCCTTTGCGTATTTGGTCAGCCGCTTCTTCAACCGGTCAAGAGCCTTACTCTATTAGTATGGTGATAGAGGAGTTCAAAAATGCTCGACCTGGTTTGCTTAAACCGGGTGAGCGAATTGTAGCAACCGATATCTGTACCAATATTTTGCAGCATGCTAAGCAGGGTGAATACGATAGTTTGGCCATTGCTAGAGGTTTGGGGCCAGATTTGCAAAAACGTTACTTCGACAAGATTAATGAGGCGACGTGGAAAATAAAACCAAATCTAAGTTCGAGAGTTGAATTTAAATACCTAAATTTGATTGATTCTTTTACTGGCTTGGGTAAGTTCGACGTGATTTTTTGTCGCAATGTACTGATTTATTTCACGGTAGAAAGGAAACAAGACATTCTCAAACGCATGCATGCATCCTTAAAACCCGGGGGGTACTTGTTCTTGGGAGGCTCTGAAGCTTTAAGTGGCTTGTCAGATTACTTTGAAATAGTTCAGTGTCATCCTGGCATTGTTTATAAAGCCAAAGCGAATTAG
- the flgB gene encoding flagellar basal body rod protein FlgB — translation MAISFAGAFAGHDKALEFRSARAAVLANNIANADTPNYKARDISFNASLNNEMRRLQLKGTNARHFTESAETELTGDLLYRNPSQPSLDGNTVDMQREQAEYAQNSLQFDTSFMFLDRKISGMKKALTGN, via the coding sequence ATGGCGATTTCCTTTGCCGGTGCCTTTGCTGGCCATGATAAAGCGTTAGAGTTTCGTAGTGCGCGTGCGGCCGTTTTGGCAAATAACATTGCCAACGCAGATACGCCTAATTACAAAGCGCGTGACATTAGTTTCAATGCATCGCTTAACAACGAAATGAGACGTTTGCAATTAAAAGGAACCAATGCTCGTCATTTTACCGAATCAGCTGAGACGGAATTGACTGGCGATTTGCTTTATCGCAACCCAAGTCAGCCTTCTCTTGATGGAAACACAGTAGACATGCAAAGAGAGCAGGCAGAATACGCACAAAACTCTTTGCAGTTCGACACCAGTTTTATGTTTTTAGATAGAAAAATCAGTGGCATGAAAAAAGCACTGACTGGGAATTAA
- the flgC gene encoding flagellar basal body rod protein FlgC — MSLSNIFTISGSAMSAQTVRLNTVASNMANVDSAASSADQTYRARKPVFSQMMNDSMRKRGWGSTKLDNTGAGVGVKVDAIVESDAPLQPRYEPDHPMANEEGYVFYPNVNPMEEMADMMSASRSFQTNVDVMNSAKSMMQKMLTLGQS; from the coding sequence ATGTCTTTGAGTAATATTTTTACCATATCCGGTTCGGCAATGAGTGCTCAGACAGTACGACTGAATACCGTGGCGAGTAATATGGCAAACGTAGACAGTGCAGCCAGTTCTGCGGATCAGACTTATCGTGCTCGCAAGCCTGTTTTTTCTCAAATGATGAATGACTCTATGCGTAAGCGGGGTTGGGGATCCACCAAATTGGACAACACAGGTGCGGGTGTGGGCGTCAAAGTGGATGCGATAGTTGAGTCAGATGCACCCTTGCAGCCAAGATACGAGCCAGATCATCCGATGGCAAATGAAGAGGGTTATGTGTTTTATCCAAACGTTAATCCGATGGAAGAGATGGCTGACATGATGTCTGCGTCGCGTTCCTTTCAGACTAATGTAGACGTTATGAACTCAGCGAAAAGCATGATGCAGAAAATGCTCACGCTTGGGCAGTCCTAG
- a CDS encoding flagellar hook capping FlgD N-terminal domain-containing protein, producing the protein MANISDKNGLSGLISQYGTDAAKSKAGIEKPEVKSESAALADQNVFLKLYIEQLKGQDPTAPQDANDMVAQMSQFSSLERLTSISDQLETMATSLTSNQALSASTLVGKSILMDGNKAKMVEGSDPLLVKAVVPESSKSAVIKVYDADNKLVRTAPMDTGEFSWDKLDDEGNPLPAGEYRFVATSTDAQGETSSMSTRVPTRIQGVTINGEDGTVLNVENHGKIKLTKELEILG; encoded by the coding sequence ATGGCAAATATATCTGATAAAAATGGCTTAAGTGGTCTGATCTCGCAATACGGTACTGATGCGGCAAAATCCAAAGCTGGTATAGAAAAGCCCGAGGTAAAGTCGGAAAGCGCAGCCTTGGCAGATCAAAATGTATTTCTTAAGTTATACATTGAGCAGTTAAAGGGACAAGATCCGACAGCGCCTCAGGATGCAAATGACATGGTGGCTCAAATGTCACAGTTTAGTTCCTTAGAGAGATTGACCAGTATTTCCGATCAATTGGAAACCATGGCGACATCATTGACATCCAATCAGGCATTAAGCGCTTCGACCTTGGTAGGCAAGTCCATTCTTATGGATGGTAATAAGGCCAAAATGGTAGAAGGCTCTGATCCTTTGCTAGTGAAAGCCGTGGTGCCGGAGTCATCTAAGAGCGCAGTGATTAAAGTTTATGATGCTGACAATAAGTTGGTTAGAACGGCACCAATGGATACAGGCGAATTTAGCTGGGATAAATTGGATGATGAGGGGAATCCTTTGCCGGCAGGTGAGTATCGCTTTGTCGCTACCTCGACTGATGCGCAAGGAGAGACATCCTCTATGTCAACGCGTGTACCAACTCGAATTCAAGGTGTCACCATCAATGGTGAAGATGGCACCGTCTTGAACGTGGAGAACCACGGCAAGATTAAATTAACAAAAGAACTAGAAATCTTAGGGTAA